In Bradyrhizobium paxllaeri, the genomic stretch ACCAATGCCGCAGCCCTTCGTTGGTTCGGGCTACGTCTAAACGACGGCCTCAATGAACAAGATGAACCAGAATCCGGGTCAGCAGAACCAGAAGCCGGGTCAGAAGCCCGGACAGCAGCAGCAAGGCGGCGGACAGAAGCCGGGCCAGCAGCAGCAGGATCCGGGACGTCAGGGACAAAACCCTGGTCAGGGAAACCCCCAGCCAGGACCGCTAGCCGGACTGGTTGGTTAGAGACTTGAAGAAGGCCCCGCCGAAAGACGGGGCTCTTCTTTTTGTGCTCCCGACTTCGTGTCCCGGACGCGGCTAGGTCTTCAGCAATCCTAGTTCCGCAATGATCGCGCCCGCTTCCTTCACCGCGTGGTTGGCCGCCGGCACGCCGCAATAGATCGCCTGCTGCAGCAGGATTTCCTTGATGTCGTCGGGCGTGAAGCCGCCTTCGCTAAGTGCCGCGCGCACATGCAGGCGGAATTCGTCCCACTGTCCCAGCGCCACCATGGTGCCGACCACGAGCACGCGGCGGGTGCGGTGGTCGAAATGCGGCCGGGTCCAGATATCACCCCAGGCATAGCGGGTGATCAGGTCCTGGAAGTCGGTATTGAACGCATTGCGGTTCTTGATCGACTTGTCGACCCATTCATTGCCGAGCACCTTGCGGCGCTGGGCCATGCCGTCATCGCGGCGTTGGTTGTCGTCCATTGTACCCTCTCTCCGTCATTGCGAGGAGCGAAGCGACGAAGCAATCCATGTCTCGGCCTGCGGTGAGATGGATTGCTTCGCTTCGCTCGCAATGACGCGGTTGGTGTTACCGTTGCGTCAAAAACCCGATCACCGCATCGGTGAAGGCGTGCGGCTGCTCGACGTTGGAAATATGCGTGGCATCAAGCAGCGTCATGCTCGCGTTGGGAATCCGGCTGCGCATGAACTCGCCGTCCGCGACCGTCGTCGACATGTCGTGGCGGCCGGCGATGATCAGCGTCGGGCTCTTGATCTTCGGCAGCAGTTCGCGCTGGTCGAGCGTCGACAGCGCCTCGCAGCAGGCGATGTAGCCCTCGACCGGCGTGGTCAGCATCATCGCCTTCATGTTGGCCGCGATCTGCGGCTCGCGCTCGCGAAAATCCGCGGTCAGCCAGCCGGCCAGCACCGCGTCGGCGACCGCGGCGATGCCGCCTTGCTTCACCGCCTTGATGCGGTCGTGCCAGCGCGTCGGGTCGGGGTAATAGCAGGAGGTGTTGGCCAGGATGATCTTGTCGAACCTGTCGGGCGCATTCGCCCCCAGCCATTGCCCGACCATGCCGCCCATCGACAACCCGCACCAATGGGCCTTGGCGATATTGAGGTCGTCGAGGATCGCCAGCACGTCGCGGCCGAAGCGCTCCAGCGAGTAGGGGCCGGGCGGCACGCTCGACTTGCCATGGCCGCGACGGTCGTAGCGGATGACGCGGAACACCTGCGTCAGCGCCTTCATCTGCGGCTCCCACATCTGCATGGTCGAGCCCAGCGAGTTCGATAGCATCAGCGTCGGTCCGCCGTCGCGGCCTTCGACGGATACGTTGAGCAGGCACCCGTCGGCGTCGATCATCGGCATGGGAAGTCTCCGGTCTCTTACTTGTTGTCCAGCGAAGCGAGCAGGCGGTCGATCAGCGCCTGCGAGGCGCCCTGATAGGCCATCGGCTCGAACAGTTTTGCAATCTCATCGGCGCCGAGTTGTGCGGTGACTTTCGAGTCGTTCGTCAGCACGTCGCGCAGATGCTTCTTGTCCTTGACCGCCTTCTTGCTGGCGGCCTCGACCAGATGATGCGCGTCGCTCTTGCCGATCTTTTCAGCGAGCGCCATCGCCACCGCCTCGGCCATGATCAGCCCATCGGTCGCGTCGAGATTTTTGCGCATGCGCGCGGCGTCGACTTCCAGCCCTTCGGCGATATCGACGATCGCCGCAAGCGCACCCGAGGTAACCAGCAGCAGCGTCGGCAACGTCGGCCATTCCGCATGCCAGGGGCCGGC encodes the following:
- a CDS encoding carboxymuconolactone decarboxylase family protein, with the protein product MDDNQRRDDGMAQRRKVLGNEWVDKSIKNRNAFNTDFQDLITRYAWGDIWTRPHFDHRTRRVLVVGTMVALGQWDEFRLHVRAALSEGGFTPDDIKEILLQQAIYCGVPAANHAVKEAGAIIAELGLLKT
- the pcaD gene encoding 3-oxoadipate enol-lactonase — its product is MPMIDADGCLLNVSVEGRDGGPTLMLSNSLGSTMQMWEPQMKALTQVFRVIRYDRRGHGKSSVPPGPYSLERFGRDVLAILDDLNIAKAHWCGLSMGGMVGQWLGANAPDRFDKIILANTSCYYPDPTRWHDRIKAVKQGGIAAVADAVLAGWLTADFREREPQIAANMKAMMLTTPVEGYIACCEALSTLDQRELLPKIKSPTLIIAGRHDMSTTVADGEFMRSRIPNASMTLLDATHISNVEQPHAFTDAVIGFLTQR